The following DNA comes from Rosa rugosa chromosome 5, drRosRugo1.1, whole genome shotgun sequence.
TTAAGCCTAAACctcttattacaataagcatctaaaGAACGTCCCAAAATAATATTAAGAGACtttacaaaatacatgtattctaacaagcactaaTTAGTAAATAGTGCACTACTGGCAGTGGCGGAGGGAGGCAGGAGCCTTGGGTCCTGTGCCCCACTCagcttttcagaaaaaaaaaaaaaaaaaaaaaaactaagatatatatatatatatatatatatatatatatatatatatatatatatatatatatagatatatagtaTTAATATTATATTCATATCATATTCATATCTCAACTTGATGAATGTACTCTTTCCACCATCTTCACgtgctcttctttcttttcttatttttgatGTGCTTTGGTGGGATTGTTTGAGGTCCCATGTTTGACCATCTATTaatatcatattttttttatacgcatcatataatattttttctttcctaAATCCTTTTGACATCaatgtataatttttttttgaggaaatagataatttcattaatttatccatggccagaaggcacgtacatcagatgctgtcttATACTAAAACTCATAAATGGCACAAGCTACCGAGCAAAggacaggtgaccctcactgttaacacatacgctcacttattgagcctagcAACAAAAAGCTAATCCTCACTACGAACCTCTCTTTAAATagtaaacctagtcgcctagagacctcaattggtgtacaactagaaaAAACTAAGATGAAAGTAATAGAAGACCAACTTTCTAGTAGTAGGCAAGAAGACCAGGAAAGCCTAAGGCTTTCCATTGCCATTTTCTCGAACCTCCAGCTGCAGGGTAATGCTCctccaggatcccaaatacgaaaccctgAAGAAATAGAGCCTATTCGCAGGGTCCACCCAAGAACCCAATTCCAACAGGAACACACTCCAGGCCCATCTCATTTTAGCCTTAAAGCTGATTTGGGCCACCACAGCCCTGCAGGATAGGTGTCTTTAGGGCTAATCTCGTGAAACAACAGTAGCAGTAAAGGAAGTGAGACCCTTGGAGCAAAAGCTGGGTACAGGTccctgggtcccaaatccaaACCCAAGAATAGGTTTAGCCTGTCAACACAATGGACATGGGCCGCATAGCAGCCCGAAATACCCAGGCTGATCTAGACATCAATGTATAATAGATAATAGAACTTGTTATAAATGATTTCTATTTCTTTATTACTTACAGATTTTCAagtcaataaaaaaataattaaaaaaatattctaTTACATCAATAACATGTGTGTGTATCATCAAGTAATGATTTTCAATCAATTCTTTTGTGAAGAGTAATACTATAGTCACTTCTTTTGGTTCTAACTACTCCTTTATTCTTCATTCAAATATGTTAAGATactttaaaagaaaagaaaatccaaGTGTAgactcgcttaaatgtgagcgtccCAGTGATCTTTAAggtttgctttagcttaggtAGGTTACTCCAGATTTTCTTGCtggatttcttatgtaagttttggtaGACTTCAGCCAtttgctgttgatctaatgaattcaacttctatttaaaaaaaaaaaaaaaaattcttggtGTAGAGGAGTCGTCGGGTATAAATACTAGTATAGATGATGAGACTATCATGCAAcgatttcaaaatatgaaatctcGTTTAGCAAAATTACCACACACGGGAACCAAAacaaaagaaggaaggagataGGATCCGCCTGCACGTCCGAAAGGAACCAAGACCAGAAGATGCGGCATCGATCAGCTCCTTAAGTTGCTTCCTTAGCTCTGATAGTTCCAGGGGGCGGCGGCGCAAAAGGAGAATCTAGTCATTTAGTTAGTTCATAACAATCTCTGTAAAGCAAGGGGCAAAGCTTCGTAGACAGCTTCCCCCCTTCGTCGCTTCTGGCGAAGCTGCAAGTTCATGAGAAAGTGAATGAAGGAGCCATGTTCCTAAAAGGGGTGaccatctttatgttttcttccCTTCCCTTCCCCTCTCCCTTCAAAGCCTATAGGTTGACCATTGtaatatatacaaattacatttattgattttgtatgtttttatatttatattttttttgtgccCCAGTAAACCTAAATTCCTGGCTCCATCATTGACtgttggctactctatttgctttgacatagcggggACACactggaaagataactcgattacaacaaAGCATAATTACTAAAATCACatctttcctactatgttgccgcaggAAAATAAATCTGACGACACTgagtttcattctgccactaaGAGGTTGCAACCATTTAACAATGGATCGCCTCCtcactaggccagacaaggcactaAGAGTGCAGACATGAACATTTAGCCTGACTAGCCCTACAAGATAAATGCATGGATTTATTTCATGCCAAAGGCGAGACAATACTaaccaaataaaataaataaaactaaaaatataaataaaaaatccaGCCCAGGTCAGACCTAAAAAATAAGCCCAAGCCTAATCCTCATCCAAGAAAACATGCCGCCAGCCAAGCTTGATCCAAACCCCCCACCGCCGGACCGCCAAGTGTTCCTCCCAGCTGGTACCGCCAAACTGCCACCGGACCTCCATCACCGTGCCACAGATAAGTGTTTCTTCTACCAAACAAAGTCTTCCCCAGATCAGATTCAAGGAATCCAACCCGGATCGGTTCCGTCTGATCAAAGCCCGACCAATCTGCCGCGATCCCGTCACCCCCCAACAGCCTCCGATCGTGCAACACGAGTTCCTTCCCCCGATCAGACCTGCAAAGGACAAACCAGAAGTCGATCGCCGCCGCAAACTCCCTTCTCCTCACTACCCAAACCAGCATTGCAATCTCCCCGATACGAACACGACGATCGAGGTATCCGACCTCTCCCCAGACCCAAATGTAGTCGACAAGGCCCATTCGACGACAGTAAAAGGGCTCGCCATCGGACAAGGTGAAGAAAACTCTTGTTTCTCTCAGGCGCGTGTAAGCGTATTCTAAACTCTCTCTAAAAAAAGTTGTTTACATCTTCCATTGTTTGAACTTGATAAATGAAATCTGAAGTAAATGTCTGTATGTTTGAAACTGAGTTTAGTTATTTGCAGTTTCAGTTTAGTTTTGACAAATCCCGCGGCATAGTGCTGTTGCTCTTTCTGGTATATATATTTCGACTGTCTTTTATAATAGTGTCAACCTTGGGACCATATAAAATATCATCACTAATTGTACTGAGCAATGCAAAATATCATCACTAATTGTACAGAGTAGAGAAGCTTCATAGGAAAAGAAGGAATACAGAGCAAAAAGCTTCACAGAGAAAAGTAATTTTCACTCTCTATATTCCTATTGCAAGTTCATAATGTTAGGAATGTTATTTCTCATTGAGTGCTTCTTtattcactacaaaaaaaaattcatttggcCACGGCTTTGTGCCGTCGCGGAAAGTAtgtttgccgtcgcaaaagaccaatggcgacggctaggcgacggcaattacgccgttgtcgttggtggcgtcgccattgctCATGGCTACggcaaaatgccgtcgcaacCGTATTTAGCGACGGCAACGAGCGTAGCAATGATTTGGTCGCTTATTTGGCGACGGCATGTAGCGACTGAAAACGCCGTCGCAAGTAACCTATTTGCTTGCaataaactaatttttttttttaatgaaattttccCTCCACCCCAAGTGAAATTAATTGCGACGGCGTCATTGCCGTCGCCACCTCAAATATTGTCCATATGAAGCTTTAGCGACAACCAATTGACCACCCAATTTTTTCTGCCATTTTACACACAATCAAAAGATATAGTAAAACAAtataaagcaccaaaataatccTTTCATTCATAACTATCTCACAACTGATAAGTGCCAAGTTATATTTCATTACCAAGTACAAATTGAAATTAACCAAACAAACCAGAGTCTTTCATAATTATACGAATCTACTAAGAATCTACCATACTAGATAACTGAAACTCTGGAAGAAACATTCCCAAACTTAATATTGTTCAAAAGCAGACTTGACCACAATACTATTTATCATTAACTAGAGGGCTTGGTGAGTACTGGAGCGTGCTCAATTTCTTGATCACTAGTTGAATCTGGATGAACTCCTTCTCCTATGGACTCCCTTCTAATTTCATGGCCACTGGATGCATCTTGAACCTATCACATGCATAATGATACAGTATGTACAATATATCCCATTTCCTGGTATATATTGTACAGTCGTGGCAGCTgaaagaagacaaaaattgCATAATAAGAATTCAAGTTTTTACagaatcctaaaccctaaatctaacATTGTTACTAGAACCCCCAAATTCATATGACCTATTTCTGAAAGGTAATCTTGCATTTACCTGTATCAACCATACAACATTCTCACTGTACAATTCATTGTTCACTATCCAACTAGCCATTTGGTCCCACTCACTTTGCTTCTTGCCATATTTTGATATTCTGTGCTCAGCCATCTGCAGTATAAAAACAGAGCATCAGGCAAGGAGCCAATCTGGACATGCAGTGAAATAAGAAAGACAAACAAACAAGAAGGAATGGAGAGGGAGTGGTCATTTGTTCCATATCAATGAACATTCAGAGAGGCAAGGAAGGATCATTCAGAAACCTAAACTTGATCCAGATATCTAAATTATTATAAACACTAGTATTTACATCCAACAAATTGGGAAATTAAAGTATGTATGAATTAATTAATAGTTGGAGCGTTAATCCACACTAGCAGTCTATCATTCTTCATAATTgatgattaaaaaaaagggaaataaaACCACTAAAACCTATACAAAAGTAGCAGAGCATGAAAGCACCTGATATTTACTGGCAGAAAGATCAGAAAACACTTGCTTTGTCAGCTCAGCAAGGAAACGGCCTATTCAACAAAAGATAATCATGAAAATTAATGCCTCTAAGACTTGACAGAAATAACATCTCAAAAGCCATGGCTTGAGAATCCAATACTTAACTATGAAAAGAGCAAGTAAGCCAATAAACAATTATACCTTGGATAAGATTATCCTGCTTAAGGAAAATCTCCCTGAGCCTTTTTTGAAAACAGAAAGCATAGGCAGTAAAAACTGTGCCCAGAAGCTAAAGCAAAAAGCAATTGCAAAAATGCAACATAGTTACTTGAATGAACATAGTTATATAATGCATTTTGTAGAAAAACAGCACACAGTGAATGGAAGTCAAAGAGAAAGTCAATTAAATCCATCAAGCAATAAAGAGAAAAACATTGACCGACTTCACcattgaaaagaaaaacaccAAAAGTTAGTCGGAGGAAATAGGAAAAGAGAAATGAGATTATACCTATCCCATGTTGCCGATGATAGTCAAACATCAAGGTCTCAGCAACACGCTTGCCCTCACATTTGTTTTTATTGTCTGTTGGAAATCATAAGTGCAAATGTTAGATGTCTGGAGATTTACCATAAACTTCAGATAGTTTTATGTTGGAGGTAAAGAAAGAACTTACATGATTGCacaggaaaaagagaaaaaggaaagtaACAATGACATGTTTTCATCATGGAGCTAAGAAACTTGTCTATCTGATCTCAAAGGACTGTCAAAGCATGTAAAACAGAATGAGGCTGAGATCTCGACAGTTGAAGATAGTACTATTGCT
Coding sequences within:
- the LOC133708543 gene encoding probable AMP deaminase; this translates as MMKTCHCYFPFSLFPVQSYNKNKCEGKRVAETLMFDYHRQHGIGRFLAELTKQVFSDLSASKYQMAEHRISKYGKKQSEWDQMASWIVNNELYSENVVWLIQVNARLPFRNRSYEFGGSSNNVRFRV